A stretch of Treponema vincentii F0403 DNA encodes these proteins:
- a CDS encoding dicarboxylate/amino acid:cation symporter → MMRKNVLRLYLDSNLLKRILAALILGAITGIILGFFPHAVQPYVTYTKFFGDIFIRLLKMIVVPVVLFSIICGSASIEPAKLGRIGIKIIIYYLLTSALAVFVGLVFANLLRPGFGFSVIGSAAAKAKISEAPAMNQILLKMIPTNPMEALAQGDMLPIILFAMLFGFAVSFVRGSKDELLRKSGDTVFYGCNGAAEAMYKIVGGIMQYAPIGVFVLISIVFAQQGPQAIGPLLMVTLCAYLGFVVQTIVVYGAILTASKVSPITFFKKIHEIMITAFVTRSSSGTLPVTMRVAEENLGIPRSISSFTLPLGATINMNGTAIYLGVCAMFIGYAIGSPLSISQQVTVVLTATLAAVGTAGVPGSGAIMLLMVLDSCGLKLTEGSAVAAAYAMILGIDALLDMGRTCINVTGDVVGTLIVSRREERYQTSN, encoded by the coding sequence ATGATGAGAAAAAATGTATTAAGGTTGTATCTGGATTCCAATCTTTTAAAGCGAATTCTTGCTGCTCTTATACTCGGTGCAATTACCGGTATTATTCTCGGCTTCTTTCCCCATGCGGTGCAGCCTTACGTTACCTATACGAAGTTTTTCGGTGATATATTTATCCGGCTGCTGAAAATGATTGTCGTACCGGTTGTCCTGTTTTCGATTATCTGCGGTTCGGCCAGTATCGAACCGGCAAAATTGGGACGGATCGGTATTAAAATCATTATCTACTATTTATTAACCAGTGCGCTTGCCGTATTCGTCGGGCTTGTGTTTGCTAATCTGCTGCGTCCTGGCTTCGGTTTTTCGGTCATCGGTTCGGCAGCTGCAAAGGCGAAGATTAGCGAAGCGCCTGCAATGAATCAAATTCTCTTAAAAATGATCCCAACCAATCCGATGGAGGCGTTGGCTCAAGGAGATATGCTGCCCATCATATTATTTGCAATGCTATTCGGTTTTGCTGTTTCTTTTGTCCGTGGTTCCAAAGACGAGTTACTTCGTAAAAGCGGTGATACGGTGTTTTACGGTTGTAACGGGGCGGCTGAGGCAATGTATAAAATCGTCGGCGGAATTATGCAATATGCACCGATTGGTGTATTCGTTTTAATTTCGATCGTATTTGCCCAGCAAGGCCCGCAGGCGATAGGACCTCTTTTAATGGTTACTCTCTGTGCCTATCTCGGCTTTGTAGTACAGACGATTGTGGTGTACGGCGCTATTCTTACCGCATCGAAGGTTTCTCCGATAACCTTTTTTAAAAAGATTCACGAGATTATGATTACCGCTTTTGTAACCCGTTCGTCATCGGGAACGTTGCCGGTTACCATGCGCGTGGCGGAAGAAAATTTGGGGATTCCGCGCAGTATTTCTTCATTTACACTGCCGCTCGGCGCAACAATAAATATGAATGGAACCGCCATCTACCTCGGTGTTTGCGCGATGTTTATCGGCTATGCAATCGGCTCTCCGCTGAGTATTTCACAGCAGGTTACCGTTGTGCTTACGGCAACATTGGCAGCGGTCGGTACTGCGGGTGTTCCGGGGTCGGGAGCTATTATGCTGCTGATGGTGCTCGACTCTTGCGGTTTAAAACTCACTGAAGGTTCTGCCGTAGCGGCAGCCTATGCGATGATTCTCGGAATCGATGCACTGCTTGATATGGGAAGAACCTGCATCAACGTAACAGGTGATGTTGTCGGAACGCTTATTGTTTCACGGCGGGAAGAACGATACCAGACATCAAATTGA
- a CDS encoding CDP-alcohol phosphatidyltransferase family protein has product MYTAGKKYAAFVLINCLTLSRIPLSVFAYMEITTGTIRGIYYLCLSLGIAVSDFLDGKCARAFHVQSGIGAIADVICDFFYIMTSTYALYRLGCLPHIFRF; this is encoded by the coding sequence ATGTATACTGCCGGAAAAAAATATGCAGCGTTTGTGCTGATTAATTGTTTAACATTATCCAGAATACCGTTATCCGTCTTTGCTTATATGGAAATAACAACGGGAACTATCCGCGGTATTTATTATCTCTGCTTATCCTTGGGTATTGCCGTAAGTGATTTTTTGGACGGAAAATGTGCCCGTGCATTTCATGTTCAAAGCGGCATTGGTGCAATAGCAGATGTCATCTGTGACTTTTTCTATATTATGACTTCAACCTACGCACTGTACCGCTTAGGCTGTTTACCTCACATCTTCCGTTTTTAG
- a CDS encoding TetR/AcrR family transcriptional regulator, which produces MDDKKEKLQSAAHFLFLKNGYKNTNIAQIAKKAGVAVGSFYNYYPSKQAIFLEVYIAENEAVRNRFVQEINWEGDIEQLIGQFFAYTVKNIMNNNILIEWNNGSVSKMLHDYYYSQTGRENNSFYRFLQETVSKRLQKEKIAPDLIGKVLKVFDFIYYIDCHVTGHEFEGYNETLQTFVQYFIKGITSATK; this is translated from the coding sequence ATGGATGATAAAAAAGAAAAGCTGCAATCCGCTGCCCATTTTTTATTTTTAAAAAACGGTTATAAAAATACCAATATTGCACAGATTGCAAAAAAGGCAGGGGTAGCAGTAGGATCGTTCTACAATTATTATCCTTCAAAACAAGCAATTTTTTTAGAAGTGTATATTGCTGAAAATGAAGCGGTAAGGAACCGGTTTGTACAAGAAATTAATTGGGAAGGGGATATAGAACAGCTTATTGGGCAGTTTTTTGCATATACGGTTAAAAATATTATGAACAATAATATTTTAATTGAGTGGAATAACGGTTCCGTTTCAAAAATGTTGCACGATTATTATTATTCACAAACCGGAAGAGAGAATAATTCATTTTATCGGTTTTTACAAGAAACGGTTTCTAAACGATTGCAAAAAGAAAAAATCGCGCCTGATCTCATCGGTAAAGTATTAAAAGTATTTGACTTTATCTATTATATTGATTGTCATGTTACCGGGCATGAGTTTGAAGGATATAACGAAACGCTCCAGACATTCGTACAGTACTTTATAAAAGGTATAACTTCGGCAACCAAATAA
- a CDS encoding ABC transporter ATP-binding protein: protein MSTPVLSVKNLVKRYKEKIALDHFNLDVAKGEVLGLLGPNGCGKTTAINCILSLLKYDKGEIRIFDESMRPDAFAIKRKIGLVPQEVSVYYDFTVKQNIDYFCGLYIDNRAERKKLVKEAIDFVGLNNYESYKAKKLSGGLLRRLNIACGIAHKPELIFLDEPTVAVDAQSRNFILSGIRKLAQNGSTIVYTTHYLEEAEQLCDRMVIMDNGRDIANGTFDELKDLIRTSEKVVVEFVGLHDTADSIMEALKTIPHVTGVVQNGSEWLITFENSINNLNELILFINKRQLAYRKLYSERPSLSDIFLELTGKELRD from the coding sequence ATGAGTACACCGGTATTGTCGGTAAAAAATCTGGTTAAGCGGTATAAAGAAAAAATCGCATTGGATCATTTTAATTTGGATGTTGCAAAAGGAGAAGTGCTTGGGCTGTTGGGGCCGAACGGCTGCGGTAAGACAACAGCAATCAACTGCATCCTTTCGCTGTTAAAGTACGATAAAGGTGAGATCAGGATTTTTGATGAGTCGATGCGTCCCGACGCTTTTGCAATAAAACGGAAAATCGGCCTTGTACCGCAGGAAGTATCCGTCTATTACGATTTTACCGTTAAACAAAACATCGACTATTTTTGCGGACTGTACATCGATAACAGAGCCGAACGAAAAAAACTGGTAAAGGAAGCAATCGACTTTGTCGGTCTTAACAACTACGAATCGTATAAAGCGAAAAAGCTATCCGGCGGATTATTACGGAGGCTCAATATTGCCTGCGGCATTGCGCATAAGCCGGAACTCATTTTTTTGGACGAACCGACCGTTGCCGTCGATGCGCAGAGCAGAAACTTTATTCTTTCCGGTATCAGAAAGCTGGCGCAAAACGGCAGCACCATTGTGTACACCACGCACTACCTTGAAGAAGCGGAACAGCTCTGCGATCGGATGGTGATTATGGATAACGGGCGAGATATTGCAAACGGTACCTTTGACGAGTTGAAAGACCTTATCCGCACCAGCGAAAAAGTTGTCGTTGAGTTTGTCGGTCTGCACGATACCGCTGACAGCATCATGGAAGCATTGAAAACCATTCCGCACGTAACCGGCGTTGTACAAAACGGTTCGGAATGGCTAATCACCTTTGAAAACTCCATCAACAACTTAAACGAACTGATCCTCTTTATCAATAAACGGCAGCTCGCATATCGCAAGTTGTATTCCGAACGTCCCAGCCTCAGCGACATTTTCTTAGAGCTTACGGGAAAGGAGCTGCGGGACTGA
- a CDS encoding ABC transporter permease, producing the protein MNFLRELKYTAISMISTVQGMFWTVAYPILLSSLFFVIFSAISTRGLSTAINTGVTKTNPHRVILNFIPIVHVISMEQDAADAALREGSIQVFIADDLSIRIYKDGTAQTIVKNIVEQIKQTDALGIPITPSVYRKRFIDSKDEQNNSMMILFYSLLAMVSIYSMFGAISIPERMQANISKLAVRMSAAPIKRFRIYLAGVLFFVCFNLASNLLYIGYVMLVLKINLITDFAVTVPLLMYANLFGTAFGLCIGSIPKLTVNTKVMIGVFSSLFLSFLSGMMSVSVKTALDASFPLLSKINPIALFTDTLYNINILHEYDLAPLFFIVYSGFIALFLSIAFFNAREVQYDSL; encoded by the coding sequence ATGAATTTTTTACGCGAATTAAAGTACACGGCAATTTCGATGATCTCGACGGTGCAAGGAATGTTTTGGACAGTAGCATATCCGATCCTGTTATCGTCGCTATTTTTTGTGATCTTCTCCGCCATCAGTACACGGGGATTAAGTACCGCTATAAACACCGGCGTTACCAAAACAAATCCCCATCGAGTCATCCTTAATTTTATTCCGATAGTGCATGTTATCTCGATGGAACAGGATGCTGCCGATGCCGCTTTGCGCGAAGGCAGTATTCAAGTGTTTATCGCAGACGATTTATCGATCAGAATATACAAAGACGGTACCGCACAGACAATCGTTAAAAATATAGTAGAGCAGATAAAGCAAACCGATGCGCTCGGTATCCCGATAACGCCTTCCGTTTACCGGAAACGGTTCATCGACAGTAAGGATGAACAAAACAATTCGATGATGATTTTATTCTACTCGCTTTTGGCGATGGTCTCCATTTACAGTATGTTCGGTGCAATATCCATCCCCGAACGCATGCAGGCAAATATTTCAAAATTAGCGGTAAGAATGTCCGCAGCGCCTATCAAGCGGTTCAGGATATATCTTGCCGGCGTTCTTTTCTTTGTCTGCTTTAACCTTGCATCGAATCTTTTATACATCGGCTATGTTATGCTTGTGTTAAAGATTAACCTCATCACGGATTTTGCGGTAACGGTTCCGCTGTTGATGTATGCAAACCTATTCGGAACCGCTTTCGGTCTGTGCATCGGTTCAATTCCAAAACTGACGGTAAACACAAAAGTGATGATAGGTGTGTTCAGTTCGCTTTTTCTTTCTTTTTTATCGGGCATGATGAGCGTCAGTGTTAAAACCGCGTTGGATGCTTCGTTCCCACTTCTTAGCAAGATAAACCCCATCGCGCTTTTTACAGATACGTTATACAACATCAATATCCTGCACGAATACGATTTAGCGCCGTTATTTTTTATTGTGTACTCAGGATTTATCGCGCTGTTTTTAAGCATTGCATTCTTTAATGCGCGGGAGGTACAGTATGACAGTCTATAA